The Corallococcus soli DNA window AGCCGGCTGCCGCCGAGCCCAGGCCCTCCGCGCCTCCAGGCCTGCGCCCGCGCCGCACCGACGCGCTCCCCACACAGGCCGCCCCCCCCACGCCCGCGGCCGGCGCCACGGTCGTGTCCACCCGCGCTGGCGCACCGGAGCCCTGGCGCGCGTCCGTGCGCGTCTCCAACTTCACGGAACTGGAGATCGAAGGGGACTCGCTGCTGCACGCGGTGGAGCTCGCGGCCCAGCGCGGGCTCGCTGACGGCGCACCGGAGGAGGAGCCCGTCCTTGAGCTGACGGAGGAAGCCCCTCCCGCGGGCGAAGGCTGGGACGCGCTGCCGGCCATCCCGCTCTTCTCCGACCTGCCGCGCGAGGCGTTCATCCAGCTCTTCGAGCGATGTCCGCTGCGCCGCTTCGGACCGGGCGAGCGCATCCTCGCGCAGGGCAGCCACGGCGACGCCTTCTACGTCATCTGCGAAGGCAGCGTGCGCGTCTTCCGCGAGGACGACGGCCACCGCCAGGACCTGGCCACGCTGGAGGGTGGGGCGTTCTTCGGGGAGATGGCGCTGCTGTCCGGTGCCCCGCGCGCCGCGTCCGTGGAGTCCGCGTCCGACGACACGCAGGTGCTGGAGATCTCCGCGTCGGTGCTGGCCATGCTGTCGCACGGCCACCCGTCCGTGGCCCAGGCCCTCAAGAAGTTCTGCCGCGAGCGCCTGCTCACCAACGTGATGAACGGCTCCGCGCTGTTCCGCCCCTTCAACCGCAAGGACCGGCGCGGCCTGGTGGAGCGCTTCCGCGCCCGCGACGTGGAGCGCGGCGACGTCATCATCCGCGACGGAGACCCCACGGACGGCCTCTACGTCGTCCTCTCGGGCGAGGTGGACGTGCTCAAGAACGGGCACGTGCTGTCGCGCCTGAAGGAAGGGGACCTCTTCGGGGAGATCTCCCTGCTCCAGAAGACGCCGGCCACGGCCACGGTGGAGGCCGCGCGCCACACCACGCTCCTGCGCCTGCCGCGCGAGGACTTCGACTCGCTCATCTCCAGCCATCCCCAGGTCCTGATGCTCGTCTCGGACCTGAGCGACCAGCGCCTGCGCCGCACCCAGGGCCTGCTGGACGCCGCGATGGACGCCGCCAGTCGCGCGGAGGACGACGAGGACGATCTCATCCTCGTCTAGCGTCGGCGGGGGACCCGACCCCGTCGGTCGGCACCGCGCTTCCTCCCCATGGTCCGGCCGCGCGGAGGGGCAGGGTGGCGGGTTGTGGCCCAGAGGGGGGCCCGCTATCCTTCCCGACATGGCTGGAGGCCAGGGCGGGGCGCCGCACGCGATAGCGGGACTGGGGCCCGACGATATCGCCGAGCTGGAAGCCCTCGGCTCGCAGCCCGGCTATGACGTGTTCCTCGCCCCGGCCCGCGCGCTCGAAGGCTCCGTGGACGAGTGCCGCTCCAACATCGCGCTCGCCTTCCACAACACGAAGCGCGGCGTGGACAACGTGCTGGGCCACGAAGCGGAGGTCGCCACGCTCCCGGGCGTGAACGTGGAGCACCTGCGGGAGCTGCCGCTGCTCGCGCAGGGGCTCGCCTGGGCCGCCTTGCAGGTGCAGCGCGACCTGCGCGCCAGCGCCTTCGGCGCGCTCTTCGAGCGGGCCCAGCACCTGCGCCGCAAGCTGCTCAAGACCGCCGAGGCGCTCGCCGAAGCGGCCTTCCTCGCGCCCGCCGACGTGGAGGCCAGCCGCGGCGAGGGCCACCGCGACGTGGTGGGGGACTGCCTGGGGCTGGTGGCGTTGTTCCGGCGCAACGAGGAGAAGCTCACCGGCCGCTCTCCGGTGACGCCCGACGACGTGAACGAGGCGGAGCGCGTCGCGGAGCAGCTGCGCGCGCTGCTCGCGTCCCCCGGCGAGGCGCGCGAGCACGAAGGCTCGCCCCTGCTCTTCGAGGCCACCGAGGTGCGGGATCGCTTCTGGACGCTGCTCACCCGGCGCCACGACGTCCTCTGGCGTTGCGGCGCGTGGCTCTTCGGCCGCGACGTGGACATGCACGTCCCGCCGCTCCAGTCCCGCCACCCGCTGGTGCGCGCCGTCGTCCCCACCTCCATTGAACGCGCGCAGCAGCAGCAGACGCTCCGGCGCGCGGACTCCCGGGGCCAGGGCTCCTCCAGCGGCCCCGCGCCGGAGACCGGCTCCATGCGCTCCAAGGTCCGCTTCATGGTGAAGGTCGGCTTCGACTTTCCCTCCCGCTAGACACCCATGCCTTTCGACGTGAAGGACATCCTCCGGCAGTTGGACGCGGGCTTCTCGCACGAGGGCGGCGCGCCGCCCTGGTGGCAGGAGAGCTGGGAGGACCCGGAGGGGTTCGCCAACGCGCTCGCGGAGGCCCACGCGGGCCGGGGCGTGCCGCCGCCCAAGAGCCGCCCGGGCCAGCAATACGACTTCTTCCACGACCTGGTGGTGCGCCACGTCGCGCTGGAGCGCCCCGCCTTCCGCACCCACGCGCGCATCCAGGGCTGGCAGAACCTGGGCTACCGCGCCCTGCACGACCAGGCCTCGCGCCGCGCCAGCGAATGGGCGGAGCAGGGCGTGGAGCCGGGCATGAAGGTGTGCCTGGTGTATGGCGTGGGCCAGGAGCTGCTCGTGTCGCTCATGGCCACGCTCCAGTTGGGCGGCTGCTTCACGCTGCTGCCGCCGCTGGGCCCCCGCGCCATGGCCGCCCGGCTGGAGGCCCTGGCGCCGGACTTCATCGCCGCGGAGCCGCACCAGCTCCCCATCCTCCGGGGCCACGAGAAGCTCCTGCTCCAGAGCCGGGGAGGGGGCTCTCCCGGCTTCAGCTCGCACACGTACAAGCCCGGGGACGTGGTGGGGCTCATCTTCTCCCCGCTGGTGGATCCGCCGCACACCCCCGTGCCGCTCACCGCCGGGGACGCCTGGAAGGGCGCGCTCGGCGACGGGCTGCTCACCTTCGGGCTCGCGCCGGGAGAGGTGCTCGCGGCGCCGGACTTCCCGGTGCTCCAGCACCTGCCGGCCCTGCTCTTCGCCACGCTGCTCCGGGGGGCCACGTACCTGCACCTGGACATGGCGGACCTGGAGCAGAACCCGGCGCCCCTCCTGGAGCAGCCGCTGCGCTCCCTGGGCGTTACGCCGCGCCTGCGCGACCTGCTGCTCAAGCACCGCACCGGCGCGATGCGCAACGTGCTGCACTGGTTCCGCAACCCGGAGGAGCCCTACGACGCCCAGGCGTGGCGCGCGTGGGTGAAGCAGTGCGGCCTCCAGGCGGTGCCCTCGTCCAACGTCCTCATCGACGCGGCGGCCGGCGGCGCGGTGCTCGTGTCGTCGCGCGGGGTGAATGATCCGCAAGCGGACGTGCACACGGACGTCTTCCCCGTGCCGGGCCGCGCCTGGACGCTGAAGGATCCGAACCAGAGCGGGCAGGGCGCCCCGACGGACGTGGGCGTCTTCACGCTCCTGCCCGACAAGGGCCGTCCCCCCGGCCACGTCCTGCTCGCGCGGATCCGCTCGCGCTACCACTACGGCGGCACGCGGGGCTTCCGGCACGACGGCCGCGCCTACCCGGTGAAGGAGGTCACCGCCGCGCTGGAGGGCGTGAGCTTCCTCGTGGGCACCAGCGTGGTGCCCGTCTCCACCGGAGGGCTCGCCAGCCACGCGCGCTTCGTCCTCCTGGCGTTCACCGGCCACGAGCCCGCTCCCCCGGAGGGCGAGCAGGAGATCAGGCGTCGCATCGAGATGCTCCTCGGCGGGGACTTCCTCCCGGACCGGATCGCGTTCTTTCCGCTCTTTCCACACCGCAAGAAGGGCGCCGTCGACGACGCGTGGTGCGCCTCGCAGTTCTTCACCGGCGCGCTGCACCGCAAGTCCACGGATCCAATGTTCCAGGCCCTCACCGCCCTGCGTGGACGGCTGCTGGAAAGCGCGGGCAACCCGGGCGAAGATGGCCCGTCGTCAACGAGCTGAAAGGGGCAGGACATGGGTGTCCAGGTCGTGATGGGAGCGATGCTGCAATGCAGCTTCGGGGTGGCTCCCTCATCGTTGATGGTGCTCCCGGCGAACAAGGTGCTGGCGACGACCCCCGCGGCGAACATCATGGACAACAAGCCGTTCATGAACGTGCTACCCTTCGGCATGTGCTCGTCCATGGCGAACCCCATGGTGGCGGCAGCCACCGCGGCGGCCCTGGGCGTCCTCACCCCCATGCCCTGCATCCCCGCGACCGCGGCGCCCTGGGTGCCCGGCTGCCCCAAGGTGCTCATCGGCAACATGCCGGCGCTGGAGAGCAACTCCAAACTCATGTGCAGCTACGGCGGCGTCATCCAGGTCGTCTCTCCCGGGCAGATGGTGGCCATCGATGGGTGACGCGGCGCTGGCCATTGAAGCCGTCGACTTCTCGCTGCTCGACGCCCCGTTCACCGGCACGCCCGTGCCCATCGACGAGGCGGAGGGGCCGGATCCGCGCATGGAGGCCATCACCGGCCTGGTCGCCAAGGGCTCCTACGCGGAGGCGGCCCGCGCGGCCGAAGCGCTGTTGCGCGGGGGCGTGCGCGACGTGCGCCTGCTGGGGCCGTACCTCTTCGGCCACTTCGTGTCGGACGGCATGAAGGCGCTGCCCGTGCTCTTCCGCTCCCTGTCGCTGAGCCTCACGGAGAACTGGGACCACTTCGGCCCGGCGGGCAAGAAGCCCATCTTCCTGGACACCGGCCTGCGCTGGTTGCTCAAGATGATGAGCAAGACCCTGGAGCACCACACGCGCCTCAAGGACGCGCAGTGGCAGGCGTGGAACGCCGCCGGCAACCGCGAGCCCATGGAAGAGGCCCTGCGGATGGGCGACCCGCTCATCGCCACGCTCTCCGCGCTGCCGAAGAACGCGAGCGCGGACGCCTTCCGCACGCTGCTGGGCAACCTGCGCTCCCACGCCCAGGGCGTGCCGTACCTGCCCCCGCCCGAGGACCCCCAGGCCCAGGCGCTCGCCCTGGCCCCGGACGAGGACGACGACGACGAGGATGCCGGCGACGACGAGGAGGAGGCCCGCCCCACCAGGGCCCGCCGCGCCGCCGCCGCCCCGGACGCGGACGCGGGACCGACCGTGCCCATGTCGCCCGCGCTCGCGCAGCTGGTGCGCAAGCTGTCCGCCTTCGAAGCGCTGGTGGCGCGCGAGGACTTCGTCAAGGCGAGCGTCATCGCCGTGGACGTGCTCGCCACCGTGGAGCGCTTCGATCCGCGCGTCTACCTGCCCATGCTCTTCTCCGGCTTCTTCAACGGCCTGAGCCAGCACGCGGACGCCATCGAACCGATGCTGCACGGCACGGAGTCCCTGGGCTTCCGCGCCCTGGATCAGCTCTACCGCGTGGACCTGGACGCGTTCCTCGTCGCCCCGCAGCGCCAGCCCCGCGGCTCCGGATACGAGGAATAGCGCCTGGTCCCCCCCTTGGAAGCGGAGCGCGAGCAGCCGGGCCGCAAGCTCACCGTCGAGGAGCGCATCAGCGAGCGCATCCGCAGCTTCGACGTGCCGGCCCTGTTGGATCTGCTCGCCAAGGAGGGCTACGGCGACGCGGAGGTGGAGTTCCGCAGCCACCGCAGCACCCTGCACCAGCAGCACCTGGTGCACGCCATCGAGTTCACCCGCCAGCCGCGCAAGCGCGTGGTCATCACCGTCAACCTGGGCCTGCTCAGCGTCCAGACGCCGCTGCCGTCCTTCCTCTTCCAGGCCATGGACCGGCTGGAACACGACGCGATGGCGGACTTCCTGGGTTACTTCGACCACCTGCTGCTGCGGACGCGCTTCGCGGGTCAGTTCCCGGATCGCGACGAATCCCTGCTGCCCGGCTGGGAGCACTCCACCTTCCACCGCCTGCGCCTGTTGCGGCTCGCGTGCCCCAGCAGCCTGCACTGGCTCTTCGCCAAGGTGTTCCCGGAAGCGGAGGTGGTGGTGCGCCGCGAAACGCGCCGCCAGCGCATCGAATCCAAGGGCATCCGCCTGGGCGCCGCTGCGCTCGGGGACGGCAGCGCGGTGGGCGGCTTCGCCACCGTGCCGACGGGCGGCGTGGAGGTGCGGCTGTACCTCGACGAGCCCCACTCCGGCGCCGGCATCCCCTGGGCCGTGGAGGCCCGACGGCGCCTCAACACCCGCATCTTCCCCAGCCTGGCGGAGACCCCGCTGGCGCTCGCCGTCATCCTCGCGCTTCGTGATCAGTCCAGCCACGCGAAGCTTCAGAAGGGCAGTCACCTGGGTTACGAACCGTTGGTTGGCGGTCCGGAACAGACCCAGGAGGTCCTCCTGTTTTCGGGGGACACCGCTCAATTGCGATCAGCTGAATCCCGCTAGACCTGTGATGTCGCTTGGTTGACTGGATTTCCTGATCGCGCCTACGCTGTAAATGTTCACAGGCAGGGCGCACTCCCGGGGCGGCTCCATCAGGACGGGGGGAATCAGCGCACTGCGAATGTCAGGGAGTCACCGTGGCCATTCAGGACCAGCTTCCCAAATCCCGCATCACCCTCACGTACCGCACCACCATCAACGGAGAGCAGGAGACGGTGAACCTGCCGTTGCGCCTGCTGGTGATGGGGGACTTCTCGCTGGGGTCCTCGGAAGACCGCAAGAGCGACCTGGAGACGCGCCGCCTGCGCTCCATCGACGGGCGCAACCTGGACGAGCTGATGAAGGACATGAAGATGTCCGCCAGCTTCCAGGTCCCCAACCGCATCAACCCGGACGTGGAGTCGGAGCTCAACGTCACGCTCCCCATCGACCGGATGAAGTCGTTCCACCCGGACGAGGTCGTCAAGCACGTG harbors:
- a CDS encoding type VI secretion system protein IglI family protein encodes the protein MGDAALAIEAVDFSLLDAPFTGTPVPIDEAEGPDPRMEAITGLVAKGSYAEAARAAEALLRGGVRDVRLLGPYLFGHFVSDGMKALPVLFRSLSLSLTENWDHFGPAGKKPIFLDTGLRWLLKMMSKTLEHHTRLKDAQWQAWNAAGNREPMEEALRMGDPLIATLSALPKNASADAFRTLLGNLRSHAQGVPYLPPPEDPQAQALALAPDEDDDDEDAGDDEEEARPTRARRAAAAPDADAGPTVPMSPALAQLVRKLSAFEALVAREDFVKASVIAVDVLATVERFDPRVYLPMLFSGFFNGLSQHADAIEPMLHGTESLGFRALDQLYRVDLDAFLVAPQRQPRGSGYEE
- the tssB gene encoding type VI secretion system contractile sheath small subunit, with the protein product MAIQDQLPKSRITLTYRTTINGEQETVNLPLRLLVMGDFSLGSSEDRKSDLETRRLRSIDGRNLDELMKDMKMSASFQVPNRINPDVESELNVTLPIDRMKSFHPDEVVKHVPKLKALLLLKTLLVEMQSNIDNRKDLRRELYELFSKPEALKELLNELKGYESMRLPAGEAAAATTTPAAAPAAGKPTGAAAATAAVAATVAAGAKPPAAS
- a CDS encoding DUF4280 domain-containing protein; this encodes MGVQVVMGAMLQCSFGVAPSSLMVLPANKVLATTPAANIMDNKPFMNVLPFGMCSSMANPMVAAATAAALGVLTPMPCIPATAAPWVPGCPKVLIGNMPALESNSKLMCSYGGVIQVVSPGQMVAIDG
- a CDS encoding long-chain fatty acid--CoA ligase, which codes for MPFDVKDILRQLDAGFSHEGGAPPWWQESWEDPEGFANALAEAHAGRGVPPPKSRPGQQYDFFHDLVVRHVALERPAFRTHARIQGWQNLGYRALHDQASRRASEWAEQGVEPGMKVCLVYGVGQELLVSLMATLQLGGCFTLLPPLGPRAMAARLEALAPDFIAAEPHQLPILRGHEKLLLQSRGGGSPGFSSHTYKPGDVVGLIFSPLVDPPHTPVPLTAGDAWKGALGDGLLTFGLAPGEVLAAPDFPVLQHLPALLFATLLRGATYLHLDMADLEQNPAPLLEQPLRSLGVTPRLRDLLLKHRTGAMRNVLHWFRNPEEPYDAQAWRAWVKQCGLQAVPSSNVLIDAAAGGAVLVSSRGVNDPQADVHTDVFPVPGRAWTLKDPNQSGQGAPTDVGVFTLLPDKGRPPGHVLLARIRSRYHYGGTRGFRHDGRAYPVKEVTAALEGVSFLVGTSVVPVSTGGLASHARFVLLAFTGHEPAPPEGEQEIRRRIEMLLGGDFLPDRIAFFPLFPHRKKGAVDDAWCASQFFTGALHRKSTDPMFQALTALRGRLLESAGNPGEDGPSSTS
- a CDS encoding cyclic nucleotide-binding domain-containing protein, producing the protein MQLRALKDKATEAFTKGRFSKAAELYEDYCRAEPKDHQSRLRMGDAWAKAGQRGRAVTAYQSAAEGFAKEGFLPRAIAASKLILELDPAHQGVQQMLADLYARRGTPTTSRAKPKDGAPATPPGTPGLVSQREATASDVPPPPAKEAARPAPEARSRPEPEDTEVVLSVEVEIEPQHDGPGWTLTPEAPPEPEATARPMAEAGPQTSGALPTPPIPTSSAVAQDRTPPGLSVRVVPPRAPSSPSSMPELSQIRTPSGRWQALAPPIAGTDMPAEPAAAEPRPSAPPGLRPRRTDALPTQAAPPTPAAGATVVSTRAGAPEPWRASVRVSNFTELEIEGDSLLHAVELAAQRGLADGAPEEEPVLELTEEAPPAGEGWDALPAIPLFSDLPREAFIQLFERCPLRRFGPGERILAQGSHGDAFYVICEGSVRVFREDDGHRQDLATLEGGAFFGEMALLSGAPRAASVESASDDTQVLEISASVLAMLSHGHPSVAQALKKFCRERLLTNVMNGSALFRPFNRKDRRGLVERFRARDVERGDVIIRDGDPTDGLYVVLSGEVDVLKNGHVLSRLKEGDLFGEISLLQKTPATATVEAARHTTLLRLPREDFDSLISSHPQVLMLVSDLSDQRLRRTQGLLDAAMDAASRAEDDEDDLILV